From one Lactiplantibacillus paraplantarum genomic stretch:
- a CDS encoding LCP family protein, protein MRHSASSKLRPVLIAVSIIIVIAVIAIGLIIRQAQARYQSTIYTGNSSAKIDTTKPLSILLLGVDTGADGRIDKGNSDTIMVVTINPQTKKTVITSIPRDTLAEMAGDQDTNVQKLNAAYNIGGSKMAKASVSKLFNVPINYYATINMGGLKQIVNAVGGVTITSPMNVSFDHVTVTKGRHHLNGTQALAYTRMRYQDPRGDYGRQLRQQQVMRAVLTKLADTKTYSRYNQLLSSLKGNLQTDLSFDDLVGLATHDHANMKHIHSTQVVGLPAWINTSSYQILSTKTLQQTSDHLRTQLGLSTETLSNMETKLNAKNTSYDGKTNLNYDTQGLDKITYTDNTK, encoded by the coding sequence ATGCGACATTCAGCATCTTCAAAATTACGGCCAGTGCTTATTGCGGTCAGTATCATTATTGTGATTGCAGTGATTGCGATTGGTTTAATTATTCGTCAAGCACAGGCCCGTTACCAGTCAACCATTTACACTGGCAATAGTAGTGCCAAGATTGACACAACCAAGCCACTCAGCATCTTATTACTAGGTGTCGATACCGGGGCGGACGGTCGTATTGATAAAGGGAATTCTGACACCATTATGGTTGTGACGATTAATCCCCAAACTAAAAAAACGGTGATTACCAGCATTCCGCGCGACACACTCGCTGAAATGGCTGGTGACCAAGATACCAATGTTCAAAAACTCAATGCCGCTTACAATATTGGTGGTTCTAAGATGGCCAAAGCAAGTGTCAGCAAACTTTTCAACGTCCCAATCAATTATTACGCGACAATCAATATGGGTGGGCTCAAACAGATTGTCAATGCTGTCGGTGGCGTTACAATTACTAGTCCCATGAACGTCTCATTTGACCACGTTACGGTAACTAAGGGTCGCCATCACTTAAACGGGACTCAGGCGCTCGCCTATACTCGGATGCGTTATCAAGATCCACGAGGCGACTATGGACGCCAATTGCGTCAACAACAAGTCATGCGTGCCGTATTGACCAAACTTGCTGATACTAAAACGTATAGTCGCTATAATCAATTATTATCTTCACTAAAGGGTAACTTACAGACCGATTTAAGTTTTGACGACCTCGTCGGCCTAGCGACCCATGACCATGCCAACATGAAACATATCCACTCAACACAAGTCGTCGGCTTACCGGCTTGGATCAATACTAGTTCCTATCAGATTCTTAGCACTAAGACCTTACAACAAACTTCTGACCACTTACGCACTCAGTTAGGACTAAGTACGGAAACGCTCAGCAATATGGAGACTAAGTTGAATGCTAAAAATACTAGTTACGATGGTAAAACGAATCTTAACTACGATACACAAGGCTTAGACAAGATCACTTATACCGATAACACCAAGTAA
- a CDS encoding GTP pyrophosphokinase produces MSTTNSQPGADNDQLLPAPPELLQAVDQLKAYSLRYEVAMKLVLDKLDYISREYELRYGYALIDSKQSRIKSPESIVGKMQRKHLPLTLNAVFNNLHDIAGIRLIVRFLSDVKTVEDLLATQADIKVLRVKDYIHHPKMNGYQSLHLILGVPVYTVDGPNIIEVELQIRTIAMNFWASLEHELNYKKNVPHQDALRLSLTKKAQLITELDQEMDDIKRRMYEPKTPPKEV; encoded by the coding sequence TTGAGCACAACAAATTCCCAACCAGGTGCAGATAATGACCAGCTTTTACCAGCACCACCGGAACTTTTGCAAGCCGTTGATCAGCTGAAGGCTTATTCATTGCGCTATGAAGTGGCAATGAAGCTGGTCTTGGATAAATTGGATTATATTAGTCGTGAATACGAATTGCGCTACGGCTATGCCCTAATTGACAGTAAGCAATCACGAATTAAGTCACCCGAGAGTATTGTCGGCAAGATGCAACGTAAACATTTACCACTAACGTTGAATGCCGTTTTTAATAATTTACATGATATTGCGGGTATTCGGTTAATTGTCCGCTTTTTAAGTGATGTGAAGACGGTTGAAGATTTATTGGCAACGCAGGCAGACATCAAGGTGCTACGGGTGAAGGACTATATCCATCATCCGAAAATGAATGGGTATCAAAGCTTACATTTAATTCTTGGTGTGCCAGTCTACACTGTTGATGGGCCCAATATTATTGAAGTTGAATTACAAATTCGGACCATTGCGATGAACTTTTGGGCATCGTTGGAACATGAACTAAATTATAAGAAGAATGTTCCGCATCAAGACGCGTTAAGATTATCATTGACCAAGAAAGCCCAGCTGATTACTGAGTTAGATCAGGAAATGGATGATATCAAACGACGGATGTATGAACCCAAAACACCACCTAAAGAAGTATAA
- a CDS encoding FAD-binding oxidoreductase, whose amino-acid sequence MTVFRAFSNQEVLDYLAAQVTDGRVLTDETTLNKYSFSPRLTDDDSGLALAYIEAQSAKDIQGTLKTARKYHLAVIPQDQTTSTVIGADGLKDSLILSTAKMNHILEISKADSVAVVEPGVINGDLDQAARKQGMFYAPDPGSKPISGIGGNVATNAGGMSTVKYGATKDNVLGVKVILADGREVKLGGRTLKQAFGYDLTQLMVGSEGTLGIITEVTVKLLPIPLGTPVMGVAFFDNMTALAKAVTAIRISGVYPTMLEALDGNTVAALDRYEKTHYAKDSAAMLIFKLDNGGQASMAVVEKLLTEQRASNVTITTKPEEQAELEQLRRDMLPAVFAGQNHIMEDMAVPLSQLAPLMDYIQDLSQRLDVEIYTAGHAGDGNVHPTLVWPTTETKVPEKVVIALQEMFKKTLALGGTISGEHAVGMLKNQWNNAELGEDVDMLQHQIKALFDPMNILNPKRKIN is encoded by the coding sequence TTGACAGTCTTTCGTGCGTTTTCTAACCAAGAAGTTTTAGATTATTTAGCGGCCCAAGTCACTGACGGGCGCGTTTTAACTGACGAAACAACGCTTAACAAGTATTCCTTTAGTCCCCGCTTAACAGATGATGATAGTGGCCTGGCCTTAGCATATATCGAAGCCCAGTCGGCTAAAGATATTCAGGGGACGCTTAAAACGGCCCGTAAATACCATTTAGCGGTGATCCCACAAGATCAAACGACTAGTACAGTCATTGGTGCCGATGGATTAAAAGATAGCCTGATTCTATCGACAGCTAAGATGAATCACATCCTTGAAATTAGTAAGGCCGACTCGGTAGCCGTTGTTGAGCCTGGTGTTATCAATGGTGATTTGGATCAGGCCGCTCGCAAGCAAGGGATGTTCTACGCACCAGATCCTGGTTCTAAACCAATCTCTGGGATTGGTGGTAACGTGGCGACCAATGCTGGTGGTATGAGCACGGTCAAGTATGGGGCTACAAAGGACAACGTATTAGGTGTGAAGGTTATCTTAGCAGATGGCCGTGAAGTGAAGTTAGGTGGCCGAACATTGAAGCAGGCCTTTGGTTATGATTTAACACAATTGATGGTAGGCTCGGAAGGGACACTTGGGATCATTACTGAAGTGACCGTTAAATTATTACCAATTCCACTAGGAACACCAGTAATGGGGGTTGCTTTCTTTGATAATATGACGGCATTGGCGAAGGCTGTTACGGCGATTCGTATCTCAGGTGTTTATCCGACGATGCTAGAAGCTCTTGATGGCAATACGGTCGCAGCCCTTGATCGTTATGAGAAGACGCACTACGCCAAGGATAGTGCGGCCATGTTGATTTTTAAATTGGATAATGGTGGTCAAGCTAGCATGGCCGTCGTCGAAAAGTTGTTGACGGAGCAACGGGCTAGCAATGTGACAATCACAACTAAGCCTGAAGAACAGGCTGAACTTGAGCAGTTACGGCGGGACATGTTACCCGCGGTCTTTGCTGGGCAGAACCATATTATGGAAGACATGGCAGTGCCGCTATCACAATTGGCACCTTTAATGGACTATATTCAAGATCTGTCGCAGCGATTGGATGTTGAAATTTATACGGCTGGTCACGCTGGTGATGGTAATGTTCACCCGACCTTGGTCTGGCCAACGACAGAAACCAAAGTCCCTGAGAAAGTGGTTATCGCATTGCAAGAGATGTTCAAGAAAACCTTGGCGCTGGGTGGCACGATTTCGGGGGAACACGCGGTTGGTATGTTGAAAAATCAATGGAACAATGCTGAATTAGGTGAAGATGTCGATATGTTACAACATCAAATTAAGGCGCTCTTTGATCCGATGAATATTTTAAATCCAAAACGAAAAATTAACTAA